Part of the Varibaculum massiliense genome is shown below.
CAACGCACCACCACATCCCCATCTTTGATGGATTCGATTTGCGCGTGTTGAGCTACTTGACTGCCGACTATCTGTTCCCAATCGGCTTTCAATCTGCCCACATCTAACATTTTTCCTAGGCCAAAATTATTGACATATTTTTCCCAAACCACACCTAGCCTGCGTGGTTCTCGCCGTGACCATCTGCCACCGTGACCTCCGCCTGCCAGAGCCGGGGAAGGCTGCAATTGCGCTAATCCGCGAACTCGCTCGCGGGCGTAACTGTCGTTTATTCCCTTAATCTTCCCCAGCGAGATTTCCCCGGACTCTAGGGAGCCAGTGTCTTTAGAAGCGGTGGCAGCTATCCCGTCCCAGTTGCGCCGACCACGGTGACGCCGCAGCTCGCTGGCTGACATTCTGATCAGCCCTTTAGAAAAAGCGTGTTCTTGGGCGGCACGCAATACCCGCTGAGTGTAGGTGAGATTTCCTTCTGGCTGCTCAGTCATCAGACATCCTGCCTGCTTCTTCGGAACTATTTTCTGCACTAATCTCACTTGATACCGTCATGGGGGTGATTGCGGTTCCCTGAGCGGCGCGCAATACCTCAAAAAAATGCCCCTCA
Proteins encoded:
- a CDS encoding DUF721 domain-containing protein, with amino-acid sequence MTEQPEGNLTYTQRVLRAAQEHAFSKGLIRMSASELRRHRGRRNWDGIAATASKDTGSLESGEISLGKIKGINDSYARERVRGLAQLQPSPALAGGGHGGRWSRREPRRLGVVWEKYVNNFGLGKMLDVGRLKADWEQIVGSQVAQHAQIESIKDGDVVVRCDSTRWASELRNLTPQLMGLIEDHAGSVVIKRLIVLGPQAPSWKHGPRSVKGRGPRDTYG